A stretch of DNA from Vanrija pseudolonga chromosome 6, complete sequence:
GGCGCACTTCCTCGGCcctgccgcgccggcgctcactgctgcgcggcgggctggccgccgcgagcgcgagcgcgatcgcGAGCCAGTCACGCTCCCgccggccgaggtgcgcACCTCTGCCGGTGCGGCGTTCACGCGCTCCCTCCTGCTCTTCATGGGTGCGTGTGTCGCCCGACGTcgcagctgacgcccgccAGGTTTCCTCTTCCGCCGCCCGTCCAAGCTCTTCCGGCCGAACCGACGTAAGTCGCCAGTAAAGGAGAAGCGCTGACCCGCCCCCAGTCGATACATGGGCCGgcctgcgccagctcgccgagagcGCAGACCAGAACCTCTCCCCCACGTTCGTGCGCAACATCTTGAAAACCAAGGGCGGGGTGGGTATTGCGCTCCTCAACAAGCTGACACCCACTAGCCGGCAATACTGGGGAtcacgctgctgcccccgctgATAGTCAACGCGACGCTCGGCTTCCTGCTCTTCTCGTCCCACTCGCTCCTCTCGCTAtggctcgcgcgcctgcccTTCTTCCACCGCCGCGAGATGGTAGTGGACGACACGTCCGTGTCCATCTTCCCCGACTTCTTctccctcgacgacggggaggaCGGCCTCCCCGAGGCGCCAGAGGAGGAGATCACCCTCGAGACTATCATACGCGGCCCGCGTAATGTCCCGCGGCATCCGACGCTATGCTCTGCGCtcgctggtgccggcgcgggcgtgatCCAAGGCCTGGCATTCACACCGATCGAGAACGTCGTGAGGTGAGCTGGTTTTCGCGTCTGGAAAGcgcagctgacgccgcaggtTCCTCCAACAATCAACGACCTCCATCTCGAACATCATCGCCCGCTTCCTGCACATCCGCGGCCCGTcgcccgaggtcgcggccgccctcggcccgcAGCCAAAGAACCCGCTCGAGGCGTTCCGTAACCTCgtcgcctcgagcacgtGGGCCAAGGACCACTCGTGGTGGACGGGCTGGCGGTGGGCCATCGCCCGTGACGCGTACGTGCACCTCCACTGCCGCAAGCTGACCGCCGCAGCGTCTCGTACTCGATCTTCTTCGCGACCTTTGACCtcacgcgccgcgtcgcgctgcgcgtcaAGGCCATCGTCACCGCCTCGGTGGAGAAGGAGCAGGGCATCATCGAGGTGGCCAAGAGCACGGCTGGACCAGacgccctccccgcccgcccgccgtcccAGACACCGACGAAGGCAAGGCTGGCGCAGGCCGTGACCATCGTCGCAggtggcgtggcggccgcttccgctgccgagctcgccgggcGGCCGTTCCGCGCAGGACAGCGGTACTCTGGCCTCGCGGCAGCCGAACGTACCCGCCTCAACAAGGCAGGCAAGCCGATTCCGTGGCGCTACGAGCACCCCATCCGCTTCGCGTGGCAGAAACACGGGCTCCGCGCCTACTTCCACCGCGAGGGCGTGCACGAGACGCccaagacgacggcggcgagcgggaaCCGCTTCGTGAGGGCGCTCACGCGTGTCGGATGgcgcctcgcctcggtcgGGCCGTGGGGGTTCGGCTTCCTTGTCTTTGCCTggatcggcggcgaggtgtaGAGGGTAGAGACGGAAGTAGTAGACAAAACTAGACAGCACAAACGACGACATGCATTGATCATCCCAAAGAGCGGCAGCACCCCGGTCCACCCATCACATACGGTGCTTGTGCGACTCGATAAAGTTGCGCGGCGGGTCATCACTAGCGGAGATTAGAGCGCTCCCCCGCGCCAGCGCAGTAGCAGCACCACCTACAGGCCTTCCCAAGCTGCGCCGGCACCACCGTGCTGGTTCGCGTCCTGCTCGATGGCCTGCTCGCCAAACTCGCGCGGCACGCCGCACTTGGCGAGGATGGAGATGAggccgccctgctcggccttggccgcggcgtcgagggccgcgtcgtgcgcctcgGACGTGACGAGGAGCATGCCGGCGTAGCCGAGCGCGTTGAGGTCGAGCGtctgcccgtcgccgagggggaAGGCGGGCTGCGAGCGCGGGATGAGGTGgatcgcgtcgagcgtcaTCAGCAGGTTCCAGCCCTGGCTCCTGTCGCCTCCCGAgcggcggagcgcgtcgaacgccaggtcgagcgagcgcatCAGCGCCGGAGCGAGGTTGTCAGCCAGCAGCGTcaggtcgtcctcgctgaGCGGGTAGGGGACGCTGTGGGCGGCAGGCAGGGGGTGGAGGATGTGGATGTAGGGGAGGGTCGGGTGGATGACTGCGCGGTCTGGTGGGGGTGTCAGTTCGACCGATCCTTGGTCTGTCGTCCAGTCTCTCCCCTGCTCGTCAGTACCCACCCTGGCGCTCGAACGTGACCCCCCGCACCCAGTCGTCGAGGGGCACACCACCCTTGGCGTCGATGAACTGGACGTGCCGCCAGCGCTGGGACGCGCCGGCCCCCGGTCCGCCATTGTAGAAGGCCAGGAGGCGCtgggacggcgacgagcgcgccgcggcctggAGGATCGAGTAGGTGCGCGCCAGCTGTCCGGGGGTCGGGGGGAGAGCCTGTGGCTGCTCCTCGGtcgggacgaggaggaagtgCTCCGGGAGCACGGCGAACTTGTTCAGCTTTGGGTGTGTCAGTGCAGTCAGTGTGACGAGGAAGGGAGAGTGCACAGGCAGCACGGGTATGACGAGCCGAGCTGGTGGCCGGGGCTGTACgcccgctcgtcctcgtcctcgtcctcgtctgccTAGCTCCcacgccgcactcaccagcACAGCGGtcgtctcctcgccgtcgacgccggcaaagGCGCCAACATACAGACCGGGCACGTACGGCGGGCGGAAGGGGCTCGGCCTGTCGGCGCTGGTCTCGGCCGTGCGGACGCGCTTGGACTCGTGGGCGGGCTCttcggcgggcgcggccgccTTCTTCGCGCCGATGGCGGGGCAGATCGTGATGTTGAACTATGGGAGGGAGCGGGTGTCAGTGGGCGGGCGGAGAAGAGCAGGCGGAGgggaaggccgaggcgagagGACACTCACGGGGAACTGGCCGGCAACGTtcctgctcgtgctcgggaAGAAGTACAGGTCGCCCGactccttggcggcggcgaaggacGCCgggaggcgcgcgaggatgTCGGCGGGCGACGCACGCTCGGTGGGCTGGGCCATGGTGGATAGAGGTGAGGAGAGGACGATTGGAAAGCAGAGCGAGATTCGAGGTGAGGGCGAGATTCGGGGATGTCGTCGCGGGTGGAGGTGCGGCTGGCGGATGGCGTGCCTGAGCCAGTgcgacgagaagaagcgTATGGACGAAGATGATGTGGCTATGACAGTGCCGGGTGGCATTAAAGAGGCGTGTGGAGAGAGAGGACACAAGAGTAGAGTGGAACTACAGCAGCTGGGGGGAATGCTAAAATACATGCATGATGCAATAATCGACAGGCTATGAacggacggcgcggcgcgggcatgGCTTGGCATCTAGTCGCCCGACGCGCATCCTCGGCAGCCTGGGGTCCAGCGTCAGCCTTCATTCGGGGAAGAGCTGCAAGGAGCGGCACATGCAGCACAAGACCTAGACGCTTAACAGCGCCTacacccccactcaccacaGTTGGGACACTCGACAATCGTGTTCTTCTTCAACGCGGCCTTGGGCACGCGGCAGATACACGTCGAGCCCTGGTAGTTCATGTCGCGGGTCTGGACGCAGCGGACGCAGCAGAGGCGCTCGTAGCCGTTCCTGCGGGGTGAGAATGGGTGCGGGGTAGCGGAAAGTTGACGAGGCAGTTGAAGATACGCGAGGTCACTGGTCAGCATGGCACACCTTGCCCCAGTTGTCGTCAACTCACTTCTTCCACTTTGCTATCAAGCTTGGAGCGTCAGCATGGGCCCAAGCAGCACAATACGCCACCTACTTGGCATCCGCGTAGCCCTGCTTCAGGAGCCAGTCGTACAGCTCGCGCGAGATGAGCTCGCGCTTGTAGTACAGATCGTAGATGTACCGCGAGCGTGCGTGCGAGATGCGCATGATTGGCCTGGGTTGGGGCAGTGGCGTGGGAAGTCCGAGGCGGAGCAGGGCGACGTTTGCGTAGTAGCGAGTAGCGGATcgagtgtggcgtggcgaGAGGCAAGTGTCAGCGAGGTTCAAGGcccgaggcagcagcagtcgccaGCCGCAAACTCACCAAGTCGACTCGACCTTGCGCTTTCCCTCGTGCGAGTCGCTCTCAGCATCGCGCATCTTCTTGTCATAGTCCTCGAGGACATCCCTGGGCAGTCAGCACGCGAGCAAGGTGATGTCGGCGCGAGGCAGGAGGGCGTTGGTGAGCTGTGCGCATCGGGTGCGGGCGACCCTCGTCTCcgcagccacggccaccacggGCACGTACTGGATGTCCTCGTACCCCTCGGGTGGGGGCTTTGTCCTGCTCGTCCTAATCTTGGGCATTGTGCGTGGTGTGGATGGAGGTGGAAAGTTGGCCTTCCTCGTTGTGATTGTTACCAGAGATCGTTGTGGAGGCGCGGACCAGGGTTGATAAGCCATGCGGGAATACGTGTCATTTTTAGTGTTTTTGTTTTTTGGGTTTGCCACCGCACGTGGGGGAGtaggcgctcggcggcggcagggcggcggtgggcggtgtACATAgtgggtcgccgccgcccagatCGTCGGACAAGCAGAAGGTAGCAGGAACGGGTCacagcgcgcgagcgagcatgcACAAACCCATTCGACTGTGCGTCTGCTCCGTCTTTTTTGTTGTCTCTCTCACTCATCATCCCCTTTGGACAGCACCAACCTCATCGGCTCTAGGACCCCACCCCAACACACCGCGCAAATCCCTCAaagcgacgcgcgcgtgtaCCCTGTGGGACCCCGCCGCTGGCACGCACAAGAGGTGCAACGCCGCCGTTGTGATTCGGCCGACTCTCTGCGCATCACCGCCCACTTCTCCTCACGCCGCAGGCGACACGCAAAATGGGCAAGCCGACGCTCGCAGAGATTGACCGGCGCAACATGGCGCTGTTGGCCTCGTTGCAGTGAGTCGAGTACAGGCTGGCCGAGCGGgtcgcgtgccgccgcccgctgggcgagctgcagAAGACGCGAAGCACGGCAgccgctcacacacacacagcaaCCAGGCCCACCCGCCACAACGGTACAACTACCTCGACCTCAGGCTGCGTAGCATCCTCGGGGCGATCGACCCGGCCAACCCGTACCTCCAGTCTGCGTGGGAGCAGTTCGTGGCGGTAAGTGCCCCGGCCGGCTCACAGGACGCGCTGACGTCCAGGCGGTGGTGGAAGCCCGCGACCAGGCAGCCGAGGAAGCAGCcgaggcgtcgagctcgaacgccgccgcagcagcagagggGACGCGGACGgtccgccgacgccggcgaggcggtgtGTCCTCCTCGCgaacggcagcagcgccgtaCGCCGACCGCCGACCGCGGGCATCTGACCTCGCCGAAACGGGGCCGCGCTCAGCCGATATTCTCTTCCGCCATCCCCGCTCGCGCCTTCCTTTCACCCCGCGCGTGGTGGAGACATTGTCCcgctcgcggtcgccgagcttgcccgAGGAGACGGCCTCGCCGTTCAGCCCACGCCCGGGCCATGTCTTccgcccagcgccagacTCGTACGCTGAGATGTTTActggcggccgagacgaggctgccgccgagagCTCGTCTGAGCCCGTGAGACCAAGAGCCGGCAACGTGCCATACGACCTGCGCCAGATCTTCACTGCGGCCGGCACGCCAGCGTCCACGACCCGCCCAACGACTGTCGCGCCTGCCGACCTGCTTGGCCGCGACTCGAGCCGCGAGTATCGCTCGGCCCCGCCAGACGAGGAGGGGCACGCCGATTTACATTCCATGTTCGCGGACCTGACCGGTGTAACCGGCCCAGGGACGTATGCCGAGGCCGTTAGGCGGAGTCTCTCGACTGCTCACCCGCTCCACGgacccctccctcccctcccggTTGCTGCAGAGTCTTCATGGGAGGTGTTGGACTTCCAGTCGCGGTCTCCGCCCCTCTACCTCGATCCCATGGTCTCTCGCCGGCcagccgaggtcggcgggcCTATCAGCCTCAACGAGGGTAGCAGAGCCTGGGCCGCAGAGTACGAGCGGTCGTCTGCCCGCGCATCGGCTGCCCATGCTGgcacgcgtcgtcggcgttcAGACGACTATGAGACGCGGACTAGCCAGATGCCCCCGCCGACACTGCGGCGCACGCGGAGACGCATTGGCGAAGGGGACGATCGGCGCCGTGACTCGATCCGCGACTCGACGCGCGACACCCGCCGAGACGGGATAGTGTTTCCAACCGCGTTCGAGGACTACTTGAGTTTGGTCACTGCCGATGACGAAAGCCGTCCCATCGAGGACATGAACCCAAACGGAGCGGCGGTTGCTCAGATGGCAGCGCTGGCTCAGCTGCAAGGAGCAGATGAGGCCACAGCGACAGAAGCGGCAACCGCACCTGCGCCGACTACGACCGACCCGACCGCGGCaaccgccggcgccgcgacgagcgtgGCGGCCTTACCAAACGCGACACAAGCGCCGCACACGACCCACTCTGGCAGTTCGGACCGCCCCATTGCTACGCTGCCTCGTCGGTTACGCCAACTCGCCGACTAGAGTGGCACCATTATCCCGCGAACGGTAAttccgtggcggcggcgacatcTCGTCAGCCCAACCCAGCCAAAGCGAAGAGCGACGACACGTTACATGCCTCGCTGTCGTTGGGTCTCGCGCGTCCTCCCCGATCATTTTGATGGTCAACCATGTAGCCAGACTGGCGCGTCACATGTTTTATAGATGTATGTATTGTGCTAGCCCGTGTCGGGCACATTAAGCGTATTGGTGTCAGCCCTGAGGGGTAAGGTGGAACCAGAAGGATGGGACAGGACAACCAGGGTGGTTGTGCAAGGGTGGGCTTTCTGGCACGGTCCTTGTGCAGCATGTTCCAGCTGGGTTAGTGTAGTCGCCGAGTCgctggcgcaggcgctggcgctcgccaTGGCACTGGGCTCGCTGCTCGTGTGGACCCGATGGATGTGAAACGGCAGCTGGGAGTGGTAGGCGAGGTATAGTGGCAGTTAGCTGGGACGTTAGTGTGGAATGCGGTATGCTCCGCGTGTCGcgtgtgcagcagcagcagccgcatCGTGTGATGCGAGCCCCCACGCGCGTGCGTGGGCGGGTCCATGACAGCGAGTCGCGTGCTGCGCTGCAAGCTGCACGAGCAATGCCACATCGTTCGCAGCGCAGCCAGTAACGGTGCGCGctgacgcacgcacgccgagcccgaggcagCGAGTAGCAGCCAGTTGCGGTCGGTCGTGGTCATCGTCAacatcgtcggcgtccacagcgcagcgccgagcccacGGAACCCGGCCCGAGTCGCCACGGCACGAACGCGCCTCGTTGGCCcaccggctcggcgccgccgccacactgCGCCATGCGGCACATTCGCGAATAAcgagttggcggcgcgctggcgccgccgcgcgccgccaacatCAGCGCCTCGTTTGTCGCTGGCTCCCTCTTTCGCTCGCTTCGGCCActgtcagccagccagtggcCGACGCGTTTGAAAATGCGGACATAGGGCCCAAAGGCGACGACCAGCCCTGCGCCCTGCGCCACTTGTcgtgccgtggcgcgcgtggcgccGAATCTCTCGACAGCGCCTTTTCCACGGGCCCTTTCTTCCATCAGGAGTCGTGGAAGGTCTGCTTGCTGCCCGGAGAAGACGGAGGGGTTGtacccaccccacccccgtTTAAGGAGAGGACGCACCCCGGCCCTACTAGGGCGCCACATGCATGTTTGCGCGTTACGTACGCACCAAGGCCGGGGTGCGCCTCTGTCTGTCTGTGGGTCCcgacacgcgcacgccgggAGGGCGGCTAAAGCAGGCGAGCGGCTAGGCGAGGCGGGTGCtggctgctgcagctgctgctgtgagacgacgacgaggagcgcgacgaccgacatgcgtgcgtgcgtgaaCATTGTGCCATGCCAGCGTGTGTGCACGCCCATGCTGGCACGACGGCATGCACATGCCGCTTTTGGCTGACTGCAGGCCCGCAGAGCAAGGTGCAGCACGAAGGTACTGTTCGCGTCAGCGGGGTGGTGTGCCTCGGGTTTGCCGCTtctggcctcctcggcctgtccGCGCTGCGGTGCCGCTGGCTGGGCCGATcggcgtccgcgtcgtcaccgacgagacgagacagGCGAGACCGTAATCTCGTGAAATTTCAAGACGGATCTCTGAATTCCAAgctgcctggctgggcggctGCCGGGCTTGGccaatgacgacgacgacgaccatcCCGGCCGAagtgcgcgcgtcgaggcgaggcgcgagccGTCGCTTGGGCCGGAAGAGGAAGCCGCACGCCCACGGAggtgctgctcctgctgctgcacgtAATGGGCAGGCGGTGCATGGCGCCATGCAtgagctgctgctgagccgagctgcgcggagcgagcgagtaagcagccagccagcgcagcgCCAAGTGGCAGTGGAACCGTTTGGTGGGCAAGTCTGCCGGTACGCGAACTGTCTCTGGCGCTGGCTGTGTCGCGCTGTATCTCCGCGCTCCGCTTTGTGCTAGcgcgtgggcgggcgggcttTGGGTTCGGTTGCGGACGCGTCCCGTcggtgagtgtgtgtggtgCAGGCTCGCTCACTTGCCGGAATGAGATCCGGTCAGCATTGCTCCGACAGACAGcacgcagcgcggcgcagcgcagcacaGCACACCATGGGGTTGTCGCCTCCTCACTGTGAGCTGCTTTGCTGTGAGAGCACAGATTCGATTCGATtcgtcgtcaccgtcaccgctgtcgttgtcgtcgtcagtctgtcgcgccgcctgccgtgTTGCGCGCGGTGGCGATTGAGGGGCAATAAGGGACACAAAGGGGGTGGCGTCAGGGTAACGTCAAAGGGACAATTCAGGGTGCACACCCAATGAAATAAAAAAATGCGACCAAAAATCCTCCTCATGGCGCCTCATGGCGTCGACCGGCCGGCGTccgtcacgtcgtcgtcgtcggtcggtcaGGCGgtcgggcagcgaggcgaggcgagcacaGTAGTGGCAGCCAAGACAGACGAGACGAAcggcagacgacgacgacgacgacggcacgcggAGGCGGCCCAACGGCGCGCGGTTGGGTTGGTGCGCGCTGGGCCAAGAGAAACTAGCTTGCACAGCATGGGACTGCGCGGTGCCTTCTTTCGCGTGATGCCACATGCTGCTACTGTTGCTGCTGTCTGGCATAGCTGGCATCTGGCGgccgcacggcgcgcgagccggcgcgagcCGCCTAGCACCGACCGGCCTTGTTCATTCCAAGCCAAAGTGGTCAGcaggtgctgctggtgggtTGCTCGAGCAATTCAACTGTGgctctcgctctctctcttgCTGTGTGCGTCCGTGCATGCTGCCTGTGTGCGTGGtggggctcgggctcgcgccggcgaccgcAAAGAGTATGCGTCATGGCCCcccctcggcggccagctgcCCCCAAAAACCGTGCCATctccgccgcagccgcagtgaatactcgcagcagcaggcatAGTGAGGAGCGAGCCGACTCGTTGCGGCGACTATGACGCGTTGCATGTTCGTCATGGGCCGAATGATTGGGTGAGCAACACTGGTCATTGTGGAATCAAGCAACTCGACAGACGCACAAAGGAGGGGAATGCCCTGAAAATATTCCCTGATGATTACGGAGGAAAGGGGGGCAGAGGAAGGGGAGCGCTGCCCAACAACACGCATGCGACCCCTGAAGACGGCTCTCCCTCGTTTCTCTACGGGGAACTGGAGCGGGTGGGTGCGGGTGGTGCGGGTGATGCGGGTGTGCATCAAGGGGAAGAGCACAGCAGCAGAGCAGCACCCAAGCAGACACCACGCTGGaccactggctggctggccaaATCACCCGCAAcacacccacctcggtcCCCCTCGGAACCCTTGGGTCGAGTGCCTGGCCACCATAGACCCCTGATTCAATTTCCTGGCAACTTGCACCCCCACCCTCCTTTGGCTCCTCTGCTCTGGTGCCTTGCCATTCTGATCGACGGGGTTGGCCCACCCGCACGTTTGGGGCCTGAAGCCTGACGCCTCATGCCTGGCTCTGTtactgctgctactgcttGCGCCGCGCACCCGCAACCTGCGCCCcgcctgcacgccgccgcgcgcgccgccgaggcttGGCTGCacgagtggcggcggctaGGCTGACTGGCTTCAGACACTCTGATGGCATGCACGCGCGTGCTCTCTTTGCTTTCCAGTCCCCGTCAgtccccgccgcgccgccgctgcttgcttgctcctcctcgtcctcctcgtcgtgcgcgcgcgccgcccacccaccttcctccccccTCTGCTCCCCCGGCACCCCCACTTGCATCGTCCAACCGCAGACGGCAGACGGAGGCTTGGGTGACACCCGACGACGCACAGTTGGCCGCGCAAATCTGGCATTCTGGCACTTGCCCCAGCTCGTTTGCCCAACCGCCTACCCATCCTCCATCAACAAGGCAGCATCGGTCAACAGCGCAAACCGACacatcgccatcgcccccACCTCTTTTCTTACTTTCGCAAACACATCTTCACTCGTTCAAACAGCTCGACACGCGGAAATCCTCGCAAGACTACGGCCGCCTCATCCCTCGCACCACCGTCTGTTTCGCCGACCAACTAAATTTCTTGGCTCGTCCCACAACCTACGTTGCCACTACCCCCACCCAATCAATcgcacacgcgcgcgtgAAAAAAAAATCTTCGTGAGTAAGCGTGTCCTCTTTTGCGCGATCGTGTCCTCGCATTCTTGGATGGCGTGCACATTGTTGTTGCTGCCTTGCTCGCACGTCGGAGCATTGGAAAGCATCCATCACATCCGTGCTGCATCTTATCTTTCCCTAATATGTTGAGACATCCTGGGTACGCGGATCTAGGGGCCATGGACCCTTGGACAAAAGTGCGGACCTGACAACACCCTTTcgcttcctcgtcgctgccgaaAGGGAGCTTGGCGATaccgccggcctcgtcgtcactgttTGTGCACCACCCAACGTGGGTGCATGGACCGACGCGCGACCGCAGCTTCTGGCTGGggggcgtcgacgacgttgcaGGTCGTGCGCTATGCAAAAACAATGGTATAGCGGCACGTCCCGCtacgccgcagccgcccaCTGCTCCCGCCTGCCGCGCGTGCAGTGGGCCCATTGTGGATGggtgctcgctggctcgctcgtctGGTCTCGTCTCCCCTGTCGCTTAGCTTCCGTCGCgcttgcggcgcgcgcgcgcgttttGTTTTGCGCaagcctcggcgtcacgcACGGGGTCGTTCGGACCATTTGCTTTCGACGTGGATGTGGGTGACTGGCCCAGCGGCGACCAAACCGTCCCGGCCGTCGCCCCagcgtgtggtggtggtgactgcTCGCGGAAATGCATTGCACCGCAATGGACGCGTGTGTTGGGTTTGGCTGGATGTGGAGACGTACGTTGAAGGGAAACTGCGCCGGAATTTTGGCCTgagcgcgcgacggcggcgggtgcgcgggcgggcagcca
This window harbors:
- the APA1 gene encoding Protein APA1, with translation MAQPTERASPADILARLPASFAAAKESGDLYFFPSTSRNVAGQFPFNITICPAIGAKKAAAPAEEPAHESKRVRTAETSADRPSPFRPPYVPGLYVGAFAGVDGEETTAVLLNKFAVLPEHFLLVPTEEQPQALPPTPGQLARTYSILQAAARSSPSQRLLAFYNGGPGAGASQRWRHVQFIDAKGGVPLDDWVRGVTFERQDRAVIHPTLPYIHILHPLPAAHSVPYPLSEDDLTLLADNLAPALMRSLDLAFDALRRSGGDRSQGWNLLMTLDAIHLIPRSQPAFPLGDGQTLDLNALGYAGMLLVTSEAHDAALDAAAKAEQGGLISILAKCGVPREFGEQAIEQDANQHGGAGAAWEGL
- the bud31 gene encoding Protein BUD31; this encodes MPKIRTSRTKPPPEGYEDIQDVLEDYDKKMRDAESDSHEGKRKVESTWPIMRISHARSRYIYDLYYKRELISRELYDWLLKQGYADANLIAKWKKNGYERLCCVRCVQTRDMNYQGSTCICRVPKAALKKNTIVECPNCGCRGCASGD